The genome window CAGGCCCTTGAAGGGGCGATGGGCCCCGCCATGGTGGACGGCCCCGCCGCATGAGCCGCAGGCGTGCCGTCGCGGACGAGCTCAACCCGTACGTGGCCCTGACCGATACGACCCTGAACGTCATCCTGGTGATGGTGTTCTTCGTGGCCACCCTGACCGCCGTCGGTCGGGTCAGTTGGGACGACATCCGGTACAAGGACGCTCAGAAGGCGTTTCGCAAAGCCGTCATAGCGCTGATTGGCGCGCCGCAGCGGCCCAGCGTCAACGTCAGCAAGAACGATCCGCCTGGCACCCAGCGCTGGGTCTTTAAAAGCAGCGCCCTGTTTGTGCCCGGCAAGGCGGTTCTCAGCGCCAACGGCAAAGCCACCCTGGGCCAGTTCGCGCGGGCCCTGCGGCAGAATAAAAACACCTGGCGCCGCATTCGGGTGGAAGGCCACACCCTGCCCACCACCCGGCGGATCAATGACCGCTGGGAGGAGGCCACCAACCGCGCCGCCGCTGTGGCCCGGTACCTGGTCACCCAGGGCAACATCGAACCCTATTTCCTGGCCACGGCAGGGCGCGGCGGCCAGGATCCCCTACCGGACCTACCCTCAACGGCGGCGGCGCATGCCAGAATCGAGATCGTGCTGGAGTACGCCAATCAATCCGCCGACGCGAGGAAGAGCCCTTGACCTGCGCCGGGTGCCAGCGTCCCGTCCGCGACACGGACCTGAACTGCGCAGGCTGCGGCGCCCCAGTCGGGGCGCTCGCGGCCGGTACCCGGCTGCACCACCAGTACCGCATTGAGCAGGCGCTGGCCCGTCAGGGAGGCCAGCGTTATCTGGCGCTGGATGAACAGAGCGGCAGCCGGGTGCTCGTGCTGGAGTTTTTTCCAGAAGGTGCCCGCCGGTTTGGCACCCTGGTGATTCTGGATGCGCAGCGCCAGGAGCAGCGGGCTGCCTGGGCCCGCCTCGCGGAGCACTGGACCACCCTGCACAGCCTGACCTTGCGCCGTCCACTGCAGGTCTTTGAGCAGCACGGCACCACCTACGTGGTCTCACCCGTTCCGGCCGGCGTTCCCTTGAGCGAGCAGGTCGAGCGACAGGGCGCTCTGGGAGGCGACGAGGTGGTGCGCCTCGTGCTGGTGCTGGCTGAAGTGATAGAGGAGCTCGCCGCCGCCGGGAGTCTGGACGGCCCACTGGAGCCAGAGCGGATCACGCTGACCAGCACCGGTGTGCGTCTGGAGCTCGGCTGGGGTCAGGAAGCGCCGGTCGCTTACCGGGCGCCGGAGCAGCTGATGAGCCAGCCTGCCGTGCGTGTGGCCAGCCGGATCTACAGTCTGGGTGCAGCGGCGCACTTTGCCCTGACCGGTGAGGCTCCCCCCGGGGCAGCGCACCGGGCGCTGGGCCAGCCCCTACCACCGTTGCCAGCTGGAACCCCCGCCTCCCTGCGCCACCTGGTCACGCAGGCGCTGTCGATTCAGCCGGATCAGCGGCCAGTGACCCTCGCGCAGGTGCAGGCGGCCCTGAGCGGTCAACCGGCAGGTCAGGCAGCCGGCCCCGCCCAAACCGCACAGGCTGTGCGGGTGCCGGCCCATCAGAGCTGGTTGATGCATCTGGCGGTTGGGGATGACGTGGTGGTCACGGCCGGCGCCGATCAGCAGATCCGCGTGTATACCCTTCAGGGCCAGCCGGTCCGTCACCTCGACGGCCTGACCGGGCGCCCGGTCGGCCTCGCTGTGTTGCCTTCCGGCATTGTGGCTGCCGACGCACGCGGCCGGGTCCATGCCTGGGTGGGGGGCAGTTACCGCTGGGGCGACAGTGGGGGCGCCCTGGAGCACTGTGTGCCGCTCGGAGAGACCCAGGTCGTCACGGTCTCAGACCGGCCTGCGCTGGGCCTCTGGCGGGTTCCAGAGGTTCAGGCCCTGGGCACCGCGCCCTTGCAGGGCTCCTGGGTCACCGCGCTGGGCGCCTCACCTTCGAGCACCATCCTGTACGGGACTGGGCGCGGCGAAGTGATGGTGTTTGATCCGAAAAACATGACCCAGATGCCTCTGGGAACTACCCTGCAGGGGCCAGTTACGGCCCTGGCCGCTGGCGAAGGTGGGCAGGTATACGCGGCGGCGGGCCGTGATCTCTGGCAGCTGGGCGCAGGTACCGTGGCGACACTTCCCGCCGTGATCCAGGCCCTGGCCCTGGCTCCCGACGGAAGGCTGTATGTGGCCGCTGGCGGGGAAGTCTTCCGGGCGGGCCGCGGGCACGCCATGACGCGCGTTCTGGACGCTGGAGCGCCCATCCGGGCCCTGGCCTGTACCCAGGACCTGGTGCTCGCGGGAACCGAGACCGGCCACCTGGTGCTCCAGCCTCAGTCCACCTCTACCTGAATCTCGGGTTCAGACCAGAACAAAGGGCGCCCCACATGCGGGGCGCCCTCTTTTATGTGCTGTCCGGGTCAGCTGGTTGTGGCCAATGTGAGTGTGCCGTTGCGGCTCTGGAAATGACCCTGCTCAGTGGCCCAGGCAGCCAGGGCCAGAATGCGTTCCCGCTGCTCTGCCGTCACCCGGCGGAACCCCAGAACCCTCAGGGTGCCTTCAGGCAGCTCCTCCGCTGTGATGCCAATTGCACGTTCCACCACGCGCGTCATCGCGCACAGCAGCTCATGGTTGCTGACATAGTCCAGCTTCTGTTCAGCAGACGGCCGGTGCTCCCGGCTCCGGGCCACCCAGAGCTGTGCCTCCGACGTGGCCAGGAAAGGGGCGTCAACCATCAGGCGCCCGTCCTGGGTTCCCACCATCACGGCCCGCTGGAAGGCGTCACGGATGCGGTTGCCCATACGGGTGACGCCCGCCACGTGCATCAGCCGGCGCAGGGCGAGGTCCTCGTGAATGGGCCCTTCCTGCGTCACCACCTCAACTAGGGCCTGCGCCAGCCGGTGGCTTGGAATCAGGTGAAAGTCAAACCCCGATGAGTCGATCGCCACGCGCGCTTCGACATAGGGATCAGCGGCAATGCCCTGCATGACGGAGGGCGCTCCGCCAAGGGTCTGGCCCACCGAGGCGAAATCCAGGTTCTGGGTACTGGCGCTCACATCACTGAACCAAGCCGTCTCCTCACTAGGAGGGGCGTCAAACAGGTCTGTGAGGTCGTCTGCCGGCACTTCGGGGGCTCCCAGCACAGCCACTTCCTCCTCGGCGGCTGGTTCCTCAGCCTGATCCGCGTGCAGCACGGCCCACTCCACGGCCGCCAGCAGCGCCTGCTCTCCGCGCTGCGGATCACGGAACCAGTCAACGCTCCAGATGCGGTGAATCCGCCAGCCGAACACGCGCAGCACGTCCTCACGCAGGCGGTCACGGTCACGGACGCTGCGCGCGCGGTGGTAGGCAGGACCGTCAAATTCCACGCCCAGGACGTACCGACCCGGCCGGTCCGGATGCTCGACGGCCAGCTCAATGCGCGAGGCGCTGGTGCCGACCTGCTCATGCACGGTGTAACCGGCCCGGCGCAGGACCTGCGCGACCTGTCCGGGCAACCCACCCGCCTGGCCGGTGACGCCTGTGGCTCCAGAGCCCGTGGTGGCCGACACGCAGCGTTCCAGGAACGCTTTGAAGGCGTGCAGGCCCCGGTGAGACTCAGAGGCGTCCAGGCCTGTGACCGCTTCAGGCAGGAAGTTGGCGAAGACTTCGATCCGCAGCCGGGCCCGGGTAATCAGGACGTTCAGGCGCCGCCAGCCGTCAGCGGTTCCCAGGGGCCCAAAGTTCCGGTAGAACTGTAGCCCTCCGCCGGCCTTGAGCGCGTAGCCGTACCCGACGCTGATCATGATGACGTCGCGCTCGTCCCCCTGGACGTTTTCGAGGTTTTTCACCACGAACCGCTCGTGGGCGTCCTCCCGGAAAAACTGCTGGGTCCGCTCGTCGAGCTGGGCCACCCGCTGGTCGATCAGGTTCTCGATCAAGGTCTGCTGGGCAGCGCTGAAGGTCACGACGGCCAGGCTTTCCTGCGGCCGTTGGCGGGCATGCCGCAGCACCGCCTCGACCACGGCTTCAGCTTCGCCCGGATTGTTGCGTTTTCCGCCGCGGCCAAACGGCGCGTGCTGCGGGTCCACATGGTGAAACTTCAGCCCCAGATGGTCCTGCTGGGCACTCGCGTTGGGGAAGGTCACGAGCTCGCCGTCGTAAAAGGCCTCGTTGGAGGTCTGGATCAGGGCTTCGTGCTGACTGCGGTAGTGCCAGGTCAGGCCCTGCTTGAACCCGGCGTACTGGGCCTCAAACAGGGCCAGCAGCGACTCGAGCCCCACGTCGTCGGCATCTTCATCCGCCTCTCCAGTGGCCTTGCCGAAGAAATTGGTGGGCCCCAGCTGCTTGAGGTCACCGACCACCACGGCCTGTCTGGCGCGCAGGAGCGCGCCCAGGGCGTCACTGGGCCGCACCTGCGAAGCCTCGTCAAAAATCACCACGTCGAACTCCAGCGTTCCCAGCGGAATAAAGCTGGCGATCGACAGTGGGCTCATCATGAAAACAGGTTTGATGGCCTGAATCGCCTGGCCCGCCTGTCGCAGCACGTCGCGGACAGGGAGCAGCCGCTTTTTCTTCGCAAACTCCCGTTGCAGGACCCCCACCTGACCCACGCTGCTGGGCTGCGGCAGCACCCGCAGGTAGGCCTGCTTGACGCGCTGGCGGTTGAGGGTAAACCGCTTGACGTCCAGTTCGCGAAATTGAGCGCGCTTGTCCGCGTGGCCCAGCGGCTCGAAGGTGGCCAGCGCCGGGCGCTGAGCAAAGGCCTGCTCGAGCAGCGCTTCATACCAGCCCAGTTGGGCGCTGGGCAGCAGCAGGGCTTCGGCGCGTGCCGGCGGCAGGGCCGGAAAGAACTCGAGCAAACTGGTCAGCCCGGCGGTCTGCAGTCGGGTGCTGAGCTGATTCCAGCTGACGATCAGCCGCAGCGCCTGAGGATCACGCGTCACATTCCGGCCCACCTCATGCAGGCGCTCCAGGGTCCACTGCGGGGCGTCCGGAAGGGAGGCCGCCTGCGTGAAGGTCTGCAGGGCATCCCTGAACGCCAGGTGGTGCGTGGTGAACTGCTGGCCCTGCTCTTCAAGGGCGGCGCGCAGGGCGGGTTGCCGGGAGAATTCACTCAGGACCGGGGCCCAGTGAGGATGGGACGTGCGCCGGTCGGCCAGCCACCGCGCGGTGGTGGCCAGCGCGGCCCAAGGCGTCTCCAGGCCGCGGGCCTGCGCGCCCAGCAGCGACTGATGCGTCTCGGCGGCGCTGTGCAGCGTCGTCTCTAGTGCCAGCAGCGCGTCCAGGGCAGGCAGCGGCGCGCCGCGTTGCCCACTCAGCAGGGAGGCGAGTGCCTGACGCCCTGCGCGGATGACCGGCCACTCGCCCTGGCGGGCGGCCGCTGTCCGGTCACTGTTCAGCCAGTCGATCAGGGCGAGCGCGGCCGGGTGATCAAGATCCTCAGCCACGGTCCAGCCCGACAGGGTGCCGGCCTGGGTCTGAAGGCGGCGGGTGAGCGACTGGTGGTCTTCGACCCGCTGAAGGACGGCCAATTGCTGGTCCAGGCCAAGCGGCTGCACCATCCAGCCCTGTACCTGCTTTTTCGCGTTGCGGACTGCGCCGTTGAAGATGCTCAGCAGCCCCCGGTTGGCGCTGAGCGTTTCGCGGAGGCTCTTGACGTTAGCGTCCAGCGCGGCGGGCTTGACCTGAGCCAGCAGGTTCTGGCGCAGCGCGGCGCGTTCGAGCCCGAGGTCCAGGACCTGCCGCAGGGGCATCTGGACCAGTGCCCAGGTCGTCGGCCGCTCCCAGGCCCCGCTGGCCGCCGGAAACAGGCCCTGGAAGCCCGTAAGGAGCTCAGTATGTTCGAGCTGGGCTTTCGCTGCCGCTTCGAACGGCGAACGCACCTCTGCCCAGCCGGCCTGGTCGGTGGTCAGGCCAGTCAGGTCCGGCGCGCTGAGCAGGTCCTGGAAGGCGGAGGCCAGGACGTCCAGGTCCGCCTGACGATCAAGCGGGCGCCCGGCCAGGACGTCCAGGCCCTGCAACGCTGGGCGCAGATCATCCAGCGACCGGACGAGTCCGGCCGCCGCCGCGTCGAGGCGGGCCCGGTCCTGGGGCAGCTCGCTGGCTTTCTGGCTGCCCCAGAGGGTCAGTGCCTGGGGCAGGCCGTGCTGCGCGACCCAGCGCGCGAGTTCCTGGGTGACCTGCTCCGCCTCGGCCCACTCCTGCATGGACCAGGTCGCCAGTCTGGCCGGGACGGCCGGGGCAGGGGAGGGCCGCGGCTCATCCCGGAGCCTGTCCTGGAGCTCCTGTAGCCGCCCCATCAGGTCATAGGGCGTCATGGTCAGCGGGCCCAGCGGCTCGTTGAGGGCTTCGGGAAGGGCGCGCAGGTGGTCGACCAGTGCGGCGAGGCGCCGGTCTTCCCCCGCGTCACTGACCTGCACCTGCCGCTCCTGGTACAGGGCCTGCTGCAGGGCGTCACGCAACACGGCCTTGCTGGCATTCTTGCTGTGCAGTGCGAGCACCGCGTGCTCAAGCCCCACGCGTTTGAGGCGGTCTTCCACGACGCTGAGGGCCGCTTCCTTTTCCGCCACGAACAGCACTTTCTTGTTCTGCGCGAGCAGGCCGGCAATCATGTTGGTGATGGTCTGGCTCTTGCCAGTGCCGGGCGGGCCCTGCAGCACCAGGTGACGGCCCTGCAGGACGTGTTCGATCGCCTGTGCCTGGGAGCTGTCGGCGTCCAGGACGTGCCAGACGTCTGGTCCGGTGGTGGCGGCGTCCGTGCTCAGGCTGTCGGGCAGCCGTTCATCGGACAGCTGGCCCGCCAAGAGCGGCGCCACCAGTGGGTGCTCGTAGGGCGTGACGTCCTGCGGCCAGCGTTCTGGCAGCAGGTCGTTGTACATCATGATCTTGGCGAACGAGAAAAACCCGAGCGCGATGGCCTCGTCGTCCACGGCCCATGGCGTACTGGTTGACGTGGTGGTCGCTGGAGCGAACCAGTCGGCTGTGTCAGCGCCGACGGTGGTCTGGCCCATTCTGGGTTTCAGGGCCTGGCGCACCGCCTGAAAGTACGCGCTGGGCGTCAGTTCGTCGGCTTCGCCCAGTTCTGGGACCGCCAGCCCCTGCTCACGGAGCTTGAGGTTGAGGGTGAAGTTCTCCGGCAGCTCCTCGCCGCTGTAGACCATCCGGAAGGGCTCGGCCCTGTTGCGGCGCTCGAGGTGGACCGGAATCATCAGCAAAGGCGCCAGACGGGGAGAGAAATCGTCAGTTGTTTTCTTATCCTCGTACC of Deinococcus aquaedulcis contains these proteins:
- a CDS encoding OmpA/MotB family protein → MSRRRAVADELNPYVALTDTTLNVILVMVFFVATLTAVGRVSWDDIRYKDAQKAFRKAVIALIGAPQRPSVNVSKNDPPGTQRWVFKSSALFVPGKAVLSANGKATLGQFARALRQNKNTWRRIRVEGHTLPTTRRINDRWEEATNRAAAVARYLVTQGNIEPYFLATAGRGGQDPLPDLPSTAAAHARIEIVLEYANQSADARKSP
- a CDS encoding serine/threonine-protein kinase, producing MTCAGCQRPVRDTDLNCAGCGAPVGALAAGTRLHHQYRIEQALARQGGQRYLALDEQSGSRVLVLEFFPEGARRFGTLVILDAQRQEQRAAWARLAEHWTTLHSLTLRRPLQVFEQHGTTYVVSPVPAGVPLSEQVERQGALGGDEVVRLVLVLAEVIEELAAAGSLDGPLEPERITLTSTGVRLELGWGQEAPVAYRAPEQLMSQPAVRVASRIYSLGAAAHFALTGEAPPGAAHRALGQPLPPLPAGTPASLRHLVTQALSIQPDQRPVTLAQVQAALSGQPAGQAAGPAQTAQAVRVPAHQSWLMHLAVGDDVVVTAGADQQIRVYTLQGQPVRHLDGLTGRPVGLAVLPSGIVAADARGRVHAWVGGSYRWGDSGGALEHCVPLGETQVVTVSDRPALGLWRVPEVQALGTAPLQGSWVTALGASPSSTILYGTGRGEVMVFDPKNMTQMPLGTTLQGPVTALAAGEGGQVYAAAGRDLWQLGAGTVATLPAVIQALALAPDGRLYVAAGGEVFRAGRGHAMTRVLDAGAPIRALACTQDLVLAGTETGHLVLQPQSTST
- a CDS encoding DUF3320 domain-containing protein, with amino-acid sequence MTVTVDRNARIEKALAWHRDQLLDLSTRNPALHFPTRDAKGKLKPKRLEAQGMGLDELYRALVIDMRAVVFQGSRDALPEDEDDLPQEVVSGTIRKNEVVLKVPLTEADLQKRLLGIHRTNQEFLEEQGVHCLYLTLGHLRWYEDKKTTDDFSPRLAPLLMIPVHLERRNRAEPFRMVYSGEELPENFTLNLKLREQGLAVPELGEADELTPSAYFQAVRQALKPRMGQTTVGADTADWFAPATTTSTSTPWAVDDEAIALGFFSFAKIMMYNDLLPERWPQDVTPYEHPLVAPLLAGQLSDERLPDSLSTDAATTGPDVWHVLDADSSQAQAIEHVLQGRHLVLQGPPGTGKSQTITNMIAGLLAQNKKVLFVAEKEAALSVVEDRLKRVGLEHAVLALHSKNASKAVLRDALQQALYQERQVQVSDAGEDRRLAALVDHLRALPEALNEPLGPLTMTPYDLMGRLQELQDRLRDEPRPSPAPAVPARLATWSMQEWAEAEQVTQELARWVAQHGLPQALTLWGSQKASELPQDRARLDAAAAGLVRSLDDLRPALQGLDVLAGRPLDRQADLDVLASAFQDLLSAPDLTGLTTDQAGWAEVRSPFEAAAKAQLEHTELLTGFQGLFPAASGAWERPTTWALVQMPLRQVLDLGLERAALRQNLLAQVKPAALDANVKSLRETLSANRGLLSIFNGAVRNAKKQVQGWMVQPLGLDQQLAVLQRVEDHQSLTRRLQTQAGTLSGWTVAEDLDHPAALALIDWLNSDRTAAARQGEWPVIRAGRQALASLLSGQRGAPLPALDALLALETTLHSAAETHQSLLGAQARGLETPWAALATTARWLADRRTSHPHWAPVLSEFSRQPALRAALEEQGQQFTTHHLAFRDALQTFTQAASLPDAPQWTLERLHEVGRNVTRDPQALRLIVSWNQLSTRLQTAGLTSLLEFFPALPPARAEALLLPSAQLGWYEALLEQAFAQRPALATFEPLGHADKRAQFRELDVKRFTLNRQRVKQAYLRVLPQPSSVGQVGVLQREFAKKKRLLPVRDVLRQAGQAIQAIKPVFMMSPLSIASFIPLGTLEFDVVIFDEASQVRPSDALGALLRARQAVVVGDLKQLGPTNFFGKATGEADEDADDVGLESLLALFEAQYAGFKQGLTWHYRSQHEALIQTSNEAFYDGELVTFPNASAQQDHLGLKFHHVDPQHAPFGRGGKRNNPGEAEAVVEAVLRHARQRPQESLAVVTFSAAQQTLIENLIDQRVAQLDERTQQFFREDAHERFVVKNLENVQGDERDVIMISVGYGYALKAGGGLQFYRNFGPLGTADGWRRLNVLITRARLRIEVFANFLPEAVTGLDASESHRGLHAFKAFLERCVSATTGSGATGVTGQAGGLPGQVAQVLRRAGYTVHEQVGTSASRIELAVEHPDRPGRYVLGVEFDGPAYHRARSVRDRDRLREDVLRVFGWRIHRIWSVDWFRDPQRGEQALLAAVEWAVLHADQAEEPAAEEEVAVLGAPEVPADDLTDLFDAPPSEETAWFSDVSASTQNLDFASVGQTLGGAPSVMQGIAADPYVEARVAIDSSGFDFHLIPSHRLAQALVEVVTQEGPIHEDLALRRLMHVAGVTRMGNRIRDAFQRAVMVGTQDGRLMVDAPFLATSEAQLWVARSREHRPSAEQKLDYVSNHELLCAMTRVVERAIGITAEELPEGTLRVLGFRRVTAEQRERILALAAWATEQGHFQSRNGTLTLATTS